The Dreissena polymorpha isolate Duluth1 chromosome 10, UMN_Dpol_1.0, whole genome shotgun sequence genome includes a region encoding these proteins:
- the LOC127849288 gene encoding uncharacterized protein K02A2.6-like encodes MREANKAISREKHPMPTVEELMSDLNSSTIFSKLDLSNAYHQLELDESSRYITTFVTHVGLRRYKRLLFGVNAASEIFQKTVADLLADIPGAKNLADDIIIHGKSQSDHDRALSLTLERLNRCGAKLNRDKCVFSVNKISFFGHVFSDTGVSADPEKIKAIVGHSAPQNPAEVRSFLGMTQYVSRYIPHYATMTEPLRRLTRQDVPWDWSSDAQNAFDSLRSALSSTKVMAYFDQNKSTEVLVDASPVGVGAILTQEGRVICYGSRALTDVEQRYSQTDREMLAVVYGVEHFHLYLFASEFKVITDHKPLLGLVNSRKPASARIERWRLRLMPYQFTLEYRPGKDDLNPADYMSRHPFTKPKRDNAAEAHVAFIVQKAVPKAMSLQEIQTATREDATLQKVMTAIQSGNWSHSDCTSFVRFRDEFSIVDGVILRDHRIVVPTSLQQHVVEIAHHTHQGMVKTKQLVREKVWFPGIDKMVEDAVRSCIPCQASYPGPNKREPICPTKLPSKPWEEVAVDFAGPFPSGQYLLVVMDEHSRFPEVEIVYSTAARVVVPRLKSIFARQGFPSVLKSDNGPPFQGQEFAEFASTCGFKHRRITPLWPEANGTVERFMATLNKFVRAAVAANRDWRDELHDFLMHYRATPHTSTQISPFEALVGRKMSMGLPEISKPVYPVSVSTRLAINDANSKQKMKQYADSRRHTSPCTLIAGDQVLVKQRKVDKLTPPYNPDPYTVKERRGSMVIADRNGHTITRNSSHFRPVNASIPDPDPDPEGEPESIVECPVPQLPDLGSSQSDLSPTMTPVPLRRNPPRAAGMPKRLCDFELT; translated from the coding sequence ATGCGTGAGGCTAACAAGGCTATCTCTAGGGAGAAACACCCTATGCCAACTGTGGAAGAACTTATGTCAGATTTGAATAGTTCTACAATATTCAGCAAACTTGATCTGTCCAACGCATATCACCAACTTGAACTTGATGAGTCCAGCAGATACATCACTACTTTTGTCACTCATGTTGGTTTACGGCGCTACAAACGTCTATTGTTTGGTGTGAATGCTGCATCTGAAATTTTCCAGAAGACGGTTGCAGACCTCCTTGCTGACATCCCTGGTGCAAAGAACTTGGCAGACGACATCATTATTCATGGTAAATCTCAGTCAGATCATGATCGAGCACTTAGCCTTACATTGGAGCGACTGAACAGATGTGGTGCCAAACTCAACAGAGATAAATGTGtcttttctgtaaacaaaatctcTTTCTTTGGCCATGTTTTCAGCGATACAGGTGTTTCGGCTGATCCAGAAAAAATTAAGGCTATTGTAGGTCACTCAGCTCCTCAAAACCCAGCTGAAGTAAGATCTTTCCTTGGCATGACGCAGTATGTTTCTCGATACATACCTCACTATGCAACCATGACTGAGCCACTCAGACGTCTCACTAGGCAAGATGTTCCTTGGGATTGGTCAAGTGATGCCCAAAATGCTTTTGATAGTTTGCGATCTGCTCTGTCTAGTACTAAGGTGATGGCTTACTTTGACCAGAACAAGTCAACTGAGGTTCTCGTTGATGCATCCCCTGTTGGAGTCGGAGCGATTCTCACTCAGGAAGGTAGAGTTATATGTTACGGAAGCCGTGCACTCACAGACGTGGAACAGCGATATTCACAAACAGATCGTGAGATGTTAGCTGTTGTTTATGGTGTTGAGCACTTCCATCTGTATCTCTTTGCTTCTGAATTCAAGGTGATCACAGATCACAAACCCCTTCTAGGTCTTGTGAACAGTCGTAAACCTGCTTCTGCGCGCATTGAGAGATGGCGTCTTCGGTTGATGCCGTATCAGTTCACACTCGAGTATCGTCCAGGTAAAGATGACCTGAATCCTGCTGACTATATGAGCAGGCACCCATTCACGAAGCCAAAACGTGATAATGCAGCTGAGGCTCATGTTGCTTTCATTGTCCAGAAGGCAGTACCGAAAGCTATGTCCTTACAGGAGATTCAAACCGCAACCAGAGAGGATGCTACACTGCAGAAAGTTATGACAGCCATTCAGTCCGGCAACTGGTCTCACTCCGATTGTACGTCCTTTGTCAGGTTTCGAGATGAGTTTTCGATAGTAGATGGTGTTATTTTGCGTGACCACCGCATTGTTGTTCCCACTTCCTTGCAGCAGCATGTTGTCGAAATTGCTCACCATACCCACCAAGGCATGGTTAAGACAAAGCAACTAGTTAGGGAGAAGGTGTGGTTCCCCGGCATTGATAAGATGGTTGAGGATGCGGTTAGATCTTGTATCCCATGTCAGGCTTCATATCCCGGTCCAAACAAACGAGAACCTATCTGTCCTACAAAGCTTCCTTCTAAGCCATGGGAAGAAGTTGCTGTTGACTTTGCAGGTCCTTTCCCATCTGGCCAATACTTGCTTGTTGTAATGGATGAACACAGCCGGTTCCCAGAAGTGGAGATTGTTTATTCGACAGCTGCCAGAGTTGTTGTACCTAGATTGAAGTCTATCTTTGCTCGACAAGGATTTCCCTCTGTCCTGAAGTCAGACAATGGTCCTCCATTTCAGGGACAGGAATTTGCAGAGTTTGCTTCTACCTGTGGGTTCAAACACCGAAGAATTACTCCTCTTTGGCCTGAGGCCAACGGAACTGTAGAAAGGTTTATGgccacacttaacaagtttgttaGGGCTGCAGTTGCTGCGAACCGTGATTGGAGAGATGAACTTCATGATTTTCTCATGCACTATAGAGCAACTCCCCATACATCCACTCAGATATCCCCCTTTGAAGCCCTTGTTGGGAGAAAGATGAGTATGGGACTACCTGAAATCTCAAAGCCTGTCTATCCTGTTTCTGTCTCTACTCGTTTGGCGATAAATGATGCAAACAGTAAGCAAAAGATGAAACAGTATGCAGACAGCAGACGTCACACAAGTCCGTGTACATTGATAGCAGGTGACCAGGTGCTGGTCAAACAGCGTAAGGTTGACAAACTTACACCTCCATATAACCCTGACCCTTACACAGTCAAAGAGAGACGTGGAAGCATGGTTATCGCTGATAGGAATGGTCATACCATTACTCGCAATTCCTCACATTTCAGACCTGTTAATGCTAGTATTCCTGATCCTGATCCTGATCCTGAGGGTGAACCTGAAAGCATTGTTGAATGTCCAGTCCCTCAGTTACCTGACCTTGGTTCGAGTCAATCTGATTTGTCTCCTACAATGACTCCTGTTCCCTTGCGCAGAAATCCACCTAGAGCAGCGGGAATGCCTAAGAGACTCTGTGATTTTGAACTGACATAG